In the Paenibacillus sp. FSL R7-0337 genome, AACTCAAGGAGTTCAGAGGGTACTGCATCTTTTTCTCCAAAATTCATAATTTCCACCTCTATGGCTTAATCAATATCGTTTCAAAATACATAGCATATTCCTGCAAACTTAGGCAAGCATTGCAGGGTATTTCAATGATAGCTGCTGTATAGTAATTAGTGAAAGGCAGGTGAGTATATGGATTGGATAAACAGATTTAACAGCGCAATTGATTATATAGAAAGTAACCTTGATAACGAAATTGACTATTCTTATATTGCAAAAATTGCTTGCTGCTCCGAGTTCCATTTTTCACGAATGTTTTCATCTTTAGCCAATGTTACCCTAGCTGAATATGTTCGGCGTAGAAGGCTTACTAAGGCGGCTTTTGAAATACAGAAACATAGTACAAAGATTACTGATATTTCTATGAAATACGGATATAGTTCCCCTGATGCTTTTACGAGAGCCTTTCGCCAACTGCATGGCGTTACACCTGCATCCGTTCGTGAAAGCAATGTACAGTTGAAAGCATATCCACGCATGTCCTTTCAGATTACCATAAAAGGAGTCTCTGAGATGGAGTATCGAATTGAAAATATTGATTGTAGCCTTCGTTTTGCAGTTAAAAGGGAAACGGTAAAAACTGATGATGCTTTTAATACGGTTCCACAATTGTGGGCCACAGCACAAACAAATGGGTTTCTTCAAAAGCTGATAGACATGTCTTGGGAAAATCCAAAATGCCAACTTGAAGGGTTGCTTGGTATCTTTGGTAAAGACGCGGCAATTAAAGAGGATACCTTTGATTTACTCATGGGGTGTAGATATGACGGAAATATACCGAACGATATGGAAGAACTAATTCTTCCTCCCTCTGTATATGTAGTTTTCCCTAACGATAACGTCAATGCTTGGCAGCGCTTATATACTGAATGGCTTCCTACATCTGGATACGAGCTTGCCAATCTCCCTTGTATAGAGAATTTTTTGGCTCCAGGAGCTAAAATTGAGCAGGAATTATGGGTTCCCATCATTCCTAAGTAGCGAACATTCTAAATCGCTGAAATTGAAACAGGGATCTACTGCAACGCATTTCTATATTGTTAAAAGAACTCCGGAAACCCACTACATCCAAGGGTTTTCGGAGTTTTTTAGGATGGAGAGTTAATTTAAGTAATTGATGGAATATACCGATATAGTATATAAAAATTCCCGCACTTGCTGCGGATATCATGAGGTGATGAAATGGTACAAGGTTTAATGGGCATCTTCTTCTTCTCATTAGGTTTTATTCTACATAAAACTTATACAGTGGATGCTAACATTTTCATATCAATTATCGTTGGAGGTTTGGCAAGTGTAATCGGAGGAGCCATTGGAGCATTAATGAAACCACTATTTATCAAAAAAGTTCCAACGTCTGCCGCGGAGGCCGCCGTAGCTTCCGAAGTATTTGTGGAAACTTCAGATCCGATCACTGATCATTCAGCACCTTCCGGCATTGGAGGGTGGTTATGGATTTTTGTATTTGGCATTGTTTTTTCACTTATACGAAGTGTGCTGAACATCTATGGTAATATTTCGTTTTTCGGGACCGAAAGCTATAGGCTTCTCACAAACCCTGACAGCAGTTACTACAGCGGATTAATGCTCCCTACTCTTGTCATAGAGACGACATTAATTGCTATTCAGTGCCTGATGATCCTGTACATCTTCTACCTGGGTTTCAAACATAAGAAATTATTCAAATACATATGTATATCTTTCATCGTATATAACATCATAATTAATACAGTAGATACCCTGATGGCCAGCCAATTGCAGAGATCGATTTCTGATTCCATAACGGATGATACCTCTTATACAGATATATCCCGCTCTCTCCTATACGCTGCAATCTGGATTCCCTATTTCCTGCG is a window encoding:
- a CDS encoding AraC family transcriptional regulator, with protein sequence MDWINRFNSAIDYIESNLDNEIDYSYIAKIACCSEFHFSRMFSSLANVTLAEYVRRRRLTKAAFEIQKHSTKITDISMKYGYSSPDAFTRAFRQLHGVTPASVRESNVQLKAYPRMSFQITIKGVSEMEYRIENIDCSLRFAVKRETVKTDDAFNTVPQLWATAQTNGFLQKLIDMSWENPKCQLEGLLGIFGKDAAIKEDTFDLLMGCRYDGNIPNDMEELILPPSVYVVFPNDNVNAWQRLYTEWLPTSGYELANLPCIENFLAPGAKIEQELWVPIIPK
- a CDS encoding DUF2569 domain-containing protein: MVQGLMGIFFFSLGFILHKTYTVDANIFISIIVGGLASVIGGAIGALMKPLFIKKVPTSAAEAAVASEVFVETSDPITDHSAPSGIGGWLWIFVFGIVFSLIRSVLNIYGNISFFGTESYRLLTNPDSSYYSGLMLPTLVIETTLIAIQCLMILYIFYLGFKHKKLFKYICISFIVYNIIINTVDTLMASQLQRSISDSITDDTSYTDISRSLLYAAIWIPYFLRSKRVKNTSIH